One Methylosarcina fibrata AML-C10 DNA segment encodes these proteins:
- the fbaA gene encoding class II fructose-bisphosphate aldolase codes for MSKKILDAVKPGVVTGEDVQKIFAICKENKFALPAVNVINTDSINAVLEAAAKVKSAVIIQFSNGGAQFVAGKGLKLEGQKTAILGAISGAQHVHMMAEHYGVPVIVHTDHAAKKLLPWIDGLLEAGEKRFAETGKPLFSSHMLDLSEESLKENIEICGEYLRRMSKMDMTLEIELGVTGGEEDGVDNTGLDHSMLYTQPEDVAYAYEHLSKISHRFTIAASFGNVHGVYKPGNVKLTPKILDNSQKYVSEKFGVAHNSLNFVFHGGSGSTPEEIAESISYGVVKMNIDTDTQWATWAAVMDYYKKNEAYLQGQIGNPEGDDKPNKKYYDPRVWQRAGEVGMVTRLEQAFQELNAVNSL; via the coding sequence ATGTCAAAAAAAATTTTAGATGCAGTTAAGCCGGGCGTCGTAACCGGCGAAGACGTACAGAAGATTTTCGCTATTTGCAAGGAAAATAAATTTGCCTTGCCGGCGGTCAACGTCATCAATACAGACTCGATCAACGCTGTTTTGGAGGCCGCGGCCAAGGTCAAGTCGGCAGTCATCATTCAGTTTTCCAATGGTGGCGCTCAGTTCGTTGCCGGCAAAGGCTTGAAGCTGGAAGGACAAAAAACTGCGATTCTGGGCGCGATTTCCGGTGCACAGCATGTGCACATGATGGCGGAACATTATGGCGTGCCCGTTATAGTTCATACCGATCACGCAGCAAAGAAATTGTTGCCGTGGATAGACGGACTGCTGGAAGCCGGCGAAAAAAGATTTGCCGAAACCGGCAAGCCTTTGTTCAGCTCGCATATGCTGGATCTTTCGGAAGAAAGTCTGAAAGAAAACATTGAAATTTGCGGAGAATATCTGAGGCGCATGTCGAAAATGGATATGACCCTGGAAATTGAACTGGGTGTCACCGGCGGCGAAGAAGACGGCGTCGACAATACCGGTCTGGATCATTCGATGCTGTATACCCAGCCGGAAGATGTTGCGTACGCTTACGAGCATTTGAGCAAGATCAGCCATCGTTTTACCATCGCAGCCTCATTCGGAAACGTGCACGGCGTTTACAAACCCGGCAACGTTAAATTAACTCCGAAGATTCTGGATAATTCGCAAAAATACGTTTCCGAAAAATTCGGCGTGGCGCACAATAGCCTGAATTTCGTATTCCACGGTGGCTCGGGATCCACTCCTGAAGAAATCGCCGAGTCGATCAGCTACGGCGTCGTCAAAATGAACATCGATACCGATACCCAATGGGCCACCTGGGCTGCGGTGATGGATTATTACAAGAAGAACGAAGCTTATCTGCAAGGCCAAATCGGCAACCCCGAAGGCGACGACAAGCCCAATAAGAAATACTACGATCCTCGCGTCTGGCAACGCGCGGGAGAAGTAGGGATGGTGACTCGATTGGAACAGGCCTTCCAGGAATTGAACGCGGTCAATTCGCTGTAA